The genomic region CTGCCACAAATCACCACTGATGCTAACATCCATCCACCCCACCCTGACACTGTATAACTTAAGCTGAACTGACACTGTATAACTGAAGCGGAACTCAACACTTGTGTTTCTGCAGTGAAGACTAGAGTTGGACAGCTGAAAGAGAAGATAAACCAGCTGTTGAAAGATGTTGACaacagctacaacatggcaATAATTAAGCTCCCCAAGGCTGTCAGACAAATGAACTGGTTGGAGCATTGGAGTAAGTAAACATAGTTTATTGACTAACAAATCCCAAATCTATAAAGAAGAAATGCTCTTGAGCCATAGAGACTTTTACAGCATTCTGCttcctattttttaaaaagctaatgGTACATTTTCAAAAATCTGTGCATTTGATCTTGAATAAATTTCATTAGTCTTGACAGGCTATATATAGCTTATTACTAAAAAGTATTATCTGCACTGCTGCTCTGTATATAGTGTATATGGGTTTGGTTTTTAAACAGCATTAAATAAAGAATATTTACATCTCTGCAGAGTCTGAGAAACCACAAACACCAGAACTCGATAATGCAAAGGTCAGTTGATTAGCCTTCTCAAATTATACTTAATATACGTTAAGTATATATAAGTTTCATGCTTGTGCAAGGATGCTCTGTTCTGCATAAACACTcagttatatttgcatttatagAGAAAAGAGGAAGCTGCACTCGTGGAAAGTGTTGTGGCTAAGGATCATACATCTCTTCTAAAAACAATTGAGAAAAGTGAGTTAAAAGTAGTTTATACATTTCCCTTGAAACAAGAAAACCATTTCCCTGTAGCCAATGCAATTCGTTTTGTCTAATCCACAGCATCAAAGAAGAAAGGTGGGGCTACATTGAGCTCTGAGGATGAAAACGTCCCAAGCACAACAAAAAAGGTAATGACTGCTTTTCACACAGTCATACATGAGAGCAACTACATACAGCTGTTGTTATACAGGATCCTCTGTTTGCTTCTTTTGTGGTGTTTTAAATGCTTGTTTATAATTTAGGGGAGAACTACCAGAAAGCCCCCGACTAAAACAAAGAGGGCAAAGGCGCTGTCGATCAGCAAGCAGAGCTCCACCATCAGACGGTAAGCTCTTTTACTTTTTgtattgttctttttctttctttcttttcttcttctttccccCCTTTCTAAAAACTTTTGGAAGCAAGTTTGGTAGCTAAGAAATGTGATGCTAACACATTGTCATTGTTTGGATTCAGATCGAACAGGAACCCCCTGATTACTCCTGCCAGAAGCTTGCTGGATTCTTCTTTGATGATGGGACCCACTCCTCTTATTACACCCCGCTTTGACCCAAGGTACACCTTAGAATTATACTGTGTCACTCTAAAGATGGTGTTTCTGGCAATGGCAATTAGTGTTCTAGTTGATTGAGAAGGGAGAAAACGTATTtataaaatggttaaaaaagaTTCAAAATTGAGCACAGATGAAGACGGGTCAGATTTATATTGTGCGTAAGATACTAGACTCCCATACTGGTCAGGTTAGTTTGCTGTGTGTGGATAACATTAGCAGTGCACCAGTCGTCCTCACAGGTTGACATCTACACCTGTGCTGAATGTGGTTGTTCAGTGCAGCTCACTGAAGACTTCTGCAGTGTTGTGTCTTTATAttcagtgttttattactgAGACATAGTACTGAGACATTTTTACTAGCACAAATGCATTTACAGTTCATGCTGAATAGATAGTGATTCTGTGAAAACATGggcaaacagacaaacaaatgcTCAAAGTATTGTATTAAAGCTCAGGCTTCTCTTTAAAGCAAAATCTCTCTCATAGAGCT from Pelmatolapia mariae isolate MD_Pm_ZW linkage group LG22, Pm_UMD_F_2, whole genome shotgun sequence harbors:
- the cdca8 gene encoding borealin produces the protein MAPRKRTTKQRKNNPKTAKLEAFLEDFDSEVKTRVGQLKEKINQLLKDVDNSYNMAIIKLPKAVRQMNWLEHWKSEKPQTPELDNAKRKEEAALVESVVAKDHTSLLKTIEKTSKKKGGATLSSEDENVPSTTKKGRTTRKPPTKTKRAKALSISKQSSTIRRSNRNPLITPARSLLDSSLMMGPTPLITPRFDPRLPKTPAVRVPRHKERVYSISVNGSPIAAGNEDIVINVPVGNGESIQLLASQMDSVDLSLLDETAMRSIRQLQNRLTTLCGTSE